The Pangasianodon hypophthalmus isolate fPanHyp1 chromosome 5, fPanHyp1.pri, whole genome shotgun sequence genome includes a window with the following:
- the LOC113525845 gene encoding uncharacterized protein LOC113525845 isoform X3, with protein MEHEGRSLVLYFLFIFSVGYVYSENIATGTTYTFRPTIQGKIETFDWRHAGNLVVEWDPDNGAHWYRYGERAHINTDTADLTLQVKKEDSGVFKGQFQVKGVLQYFERTITVIDPVPEPKVACKQNDTGITLLCSVDPSVQAAFTWTGPNEFSHVGESVHIPRKSDDAVYFCTAKNLVSEKTTEFTLKMCPEGEVNDDGGNGGAIAGGIIGILLLVAIAVAAYYFGIKKKVCMSAASPDGPGQRKSMSTS; from the exons ATGGAGCACGAAGGCCGCTCGCTCgtgttatactttttatttatttttagtgtcG GTTATGTATACAGTGAAAATATTGCAACTGGGACAACTTACACTTTTCGTCCAACAATACAAGGAAAAATTGAAACTTTTGACTGGAGACACGCAGGGAACTTAGTGGTTGAGTGGGATCCTGACAATGGGGCTCACTGGTATCGATACGGCGAACGAGCACatattaacactgacactgcagACCTCACACTTCAGGTGAAGAAGGAGGACAGTGGTGTATTTAAAGGTCAATTCCAGGTGAAAGGAGTTCTACAGTATTTTGAACGTACGATTACAGTGATTG ACCCAGTTCCTGAGCCAAAAGTGGCTTGTAAGCAGAATGACACAGGCATAACACTTCTGTGCTCAGTGGACCCTTCAGTGCAGGCAGCGTTTACCTGGACAGGACCAAATGAGTTCTCTCATGTTGGGGAAAGTGTTCATATCCCCAGAAAAAGTGATGACGCAGTCTATttctgcactgcaaaaaatttaGTGAGCGAAAAGACCACAGAGTTCACACTTAAGATGTGTCCTGAAG GTGAAGTTAATGATGATGGAGGTAATGGTGGTGCTATTGCTGGTGGTATTATTGGCATTCTTTTACTTGTTGCAATTGCAGTTGCAGCTTACTActttggaattaaaaaaaaag
- the LOC113525845 gene encoding uncharacterized protein LOC113525845 isoform X4 codes for MEHEGRSLVLYFLFIFSVGYVYSENIATGTTYTFRPTIQGKIETFDWRHAGNLVVEWDPDNGAHWYRYGERAHINTDTADLTLQVKKEDSGVFKGQFQVKGVLQYFERTITVIDPVPEPKVACKQNDTGITLLCSVDPSVQAAFTWTGPNEFSHVGESVHIPRKSDDAVYFCTAKNLVSEKTTEFTLKMCPEGEVNDDGGNGGAIAGGIIGILLLVAIAVAAYYFGIKKKD; via the exons ATGGAGCACGAAGGCCGCTCGCTCgtgttatactttttatttatttttagtgtcG GTTATGTATACAGTGAAAATATTGCAACTGGGACAACTTACACTTTTCGTCCAACAATACAAGGAAAAATTGAAACTTTTGACTGGAGACACGCAGGGAACTTAGTGGTTGAGTGGGATCCTGACAATGGGGCTCACTGGTATCGATACGGCGAACGAGCACatattaacactgacactgcagACCTCACACTTCAGGTGAAGAAGGAGGACAGTGGTGTATTTAAAGGTCAATTCCAGGTGAAAGGAGTTCTACAGTATTTTGAACGTACGATTACAGTGATTG ACCCAGTTCCTGAGCCAAAAGTGGCTTGTAAGCAGAATGACACAGGCATAACACTTCTGTGCTCAGTGGACCCTTCAGTGCAGGCAGCGTTTACCTGGACAGGACCAAATGAGTTCTCTCATGTTGGGGAAAGTGTTCATATCCCCAGAAAAAGTGATGACGCAGTCTATttctgcactgcaaaaaatttaGTGAGCGAAAAGACCACAGAGTTCACACTTAAGATGTGTCCTGAAG GTGAAGTTAATGATGATGGAGGTAATGGTGGTGCTATTGCTGGTGGTATTATTGGCATTCTTTTACTTGTTGCAATTGCAGTTGCAGCTTACTActttggaattaaaaaaaaag